A genomic region of Homo sapiens chromosome 17 genomic patch of type NOVEL, GRCh38.p14 PATCHES HSCHR17_13_CTG4 contains the following coding sequences:
- the KRTAP29-1 gene encoding keratin-associated protein 29-1, producing MADGCCPGNTTAIPAVPTITTYPVKGGFRHALCLPSSCHSRMWQLVTCQESCQPSIGAPSGCDPASCQPTRLPATSCVGFVCQPMCSHAACYQSGTGQSPCLVSSCQPSCSESTCCQEKCCDASPCQQSSCQESVCMSGSCQAACGQSVCCDAGSCQPSCSEVTSCPETSCLPTICTASPCQPTWCQGSSCQPVSGEGQPCKSTYYQPICYIFKPCQSALYMPVPCQPSTCVFSSCNTTCCVPSHCQPPHCQLVPSTCFIYQPVANCQAPCSTKNCCKPASCDTVISGQPTCDGPPSYNQSGCKSACCVTGLGTSPSSGSNCLPTSCQPSCESSFCKATLC from the coding sequence ATGGCAGACGGCTGTTGTCCTGGAAACACCACAGCCATTCCAGCTGTGCCCACCATCACCACATACCCAGTTAAAGGTGGATTTCGACATGCTCTCTGTTTGCCTAGTTCCTGCCACAGCAGAATGTGGCAACTGGTCACATGCCAAGAAAGCTGTCAGCCATCCATTGGTGCCCCAAGTGGCTGTGATCCTGCTTCGTGTCAACCTACCCGCCTTCCAGCAACGTCTTGTGTGGGTTTTGTTTGCCAACCTATGTGCTCCCACGCAGCCTGCTATCAGTCTGGCACTGGTCAGTCTCCTTGTCTGGTTAGCTCATGTCAGCCATCCTGCTCGGAATCCACTTGTTGTCAGGAAAAGTGCTGCGATGCCAGTCCCTGCCAGCAAAGCTCCTGCCAGGAATCTGTCTGCATGTCTGGATCATGTCAGGCAGCTTGTGGCCAATCAGTCTGCTGTGATGCTGGATCCTGCCAGCCATCCTGCTCTGAAGTGACCTCCTGTCCGGAAACTTCTTGCCTACCAACCATCTGTACAGCTAGTCCATGCCAACCAACTTGGTGCCAAGGAAGTTCATGTCAACCCGTCAGTGGTGAAGGCCAGCCCTGTAAATCAACTTATTATCAACCCATCTGCTATATTTTCAAGCCTTGCCAATCAGCCCTCTACATGCCTGTTCCCTGCCAGCCATCGACTTGTGTGTTCAGTTCTTGCAATACTACTTGCTGTGTGCCTTCCCATTGCCAGCCACCTCACTGCCAACTGGTTCCTTCCACATGCTTCATCTACCAGCCAGTGGCTAACTGCCAGGCCCCTTGTTCCACAAAGAACTGTTGCAAACCAGCTTCTTGTGACACTGTGATTTCTGGCCAACCAACTTGTGATGGACCCCCTTCCTATAACCAGAGTGGCTGCAAATCAGCTTGCTGTGTGACTGGTTTAGGCACATCACCCAGTAGTGGCTCCAATTGCTTGCCGACTTCATGCCAACCCAGCTGTGAGTCCAGCTTCTGCAAGGCAACACTTTGTTAA